Proteins found in one Aspergillus chevalieri M1 DNA, chromosome 2, nearly complete sequence genomic segment:
- a CDS encoding putative glutaminase (COG:S;~EggNog:ENOG410PHIS;~InterPro:IPR033433,IPR032514,IPR014870;~PFAM:PF17168,PF16335,PF08760;~SECRETED:SignalP(1-20)), whose protein sequence is MRSSLAVLATAVVQAAVGTASTLTPPVLPLTVRNPYLSTWLGSARDAPWSSWPMFYTGEEVGLSVMAQIPSTGSVYPLVGKPHESLGLKVEYPTYLGAKYDASTTNFTYLLDTSTSSAAAPLEITVSFLSPITPTSTLRQSIPASYVTVYVDGDINVNVYMDLNGRWVSGDQGSPISWEHDVIDLEQALQRWQIRRQNELLLSEINDRAEWGTLHITGPADVQYQSGDAGNVRQAFAGTGAIRNSNDGEFRAIGDREPVFAFSKSFVSKQQRGKISDSVTFTIALIQDPVVQYASARGITLMRPLWQSWFSSVEALLQFHYHDFDNAATLASDYSNQLAKDAYLSGAEDYVDIVALSARQVMGATTFSGTPEDPILFLKEISSNGNFQTIDVIFPAFPFFMYTNPRWLAYLLEPLIEHMLSGQYPNKYTMHDLGTHFPNATGHPDGNDEYMPVEECGNILIMGLALVNSLRYNNDAAASSVWSTQGMSPKVSDDNAGYFPLDSLQTLSGIGQQDGKWGGGTQGEQLAKKWVQRSYRLWNQWTGYLVEFSLEPANQLSTDDFAGWLALQTNLALKGIIGINAMSKLAEVVGEDKDVSYYKSISDTYIAKWEELGMSRDGSHAKLAYDWFGSWTTIYNLYADAQLCFHLDGTSLSPKGHQRQEPLGDAPGKNKVGFVPRHIYQRQSLWYHYVRQKYGLPLDSRHLYTKTDWEFFAMAVARRDVRSEILESVATWINETITDRPFTDLHETEGDGNFPGPNFFARPVIGGHFAFLALERACGGRAMEGLSFLDEEPAEAKEWTTAAIKAANEFATTHYRFGHGSADEEL, encoded by the exons ATGCGTTCATCCCTTGCGGTGCTGGCCACCGCTGTCGTGCAGGCCGCGGTTGGCACAGCGTCTACTCTCACACCCCCAGTCttgccattgaccgtgcgAAATCCCTATCTGAGCACTTGGCTGGGAAGCGCGCGTGATGCACCTTGGTCGTCATGGCCCATGTTCTATACTGGCGAGGAGGTTGGCCTCTCCGTGATGGCCCAGATCCCTAGTACGGGCTCTGTATACCCGCTCGTCGGCAAGCCTCATGAATCCCTCGG GTTGAAGGTCGAGTACCCTACCTATCTCGGTGCCAAATATGATGCTTCTACGACCAACTTCACCTATCTCCTGGACACCTCCACCTCGTCGGCTGCTGCACCGCTCGAGATCACGGTTTCATTCCTGTCTCCCATCACCCCGACATCGACGCTGCGACAGTCTATCCCTGCATCGTACGTGACGGTCTATGTCGATGGCGATATCAATGTGAATGTCTACATGGACCTGAACGGTCGCTGGGTGAGCGGAGATCAAGGGAGCCCCATCTCCTGGGAACATGACGTCATAGATCTTGAGCAGGCACTGCAGCGATGGCAAATTCGGAGACAAAACGAACTCCTACTCTCTGAAATAAACGATCGCGCGGAATGGGGCACCCTGCACATCACTGGACCTGCT GATGTCCAATACCAGTCGGGTGATGCTGGCAACGTGAGACAAGCTTTCGCAGGGACGGGCGCCATCAGGAACTCGAATGATGGCGAATTCCGTGCCATTGGGGATCGCGAGCCCGTGTTTGCTTTCTCCAAGTCCTTCGTTTCCAAGCAGCAGAGAGGCAAGATCAGTGATAGTGTGACTTTTACCATTGCTCTTATTCAAGACCCTGTCGTTCAGTACGCCTCTGCTCGCGGTATTACTCTGATGCGGCCGCTCTGGCAATCATGGTTTTCAAGTGTCGAGGCGCTACTCCAATTTCATTACCATGATTTCGACAATGCTGCGACCTTGGCGTCCGACTACTCAAACCAACTGGCCAAGGATGCCTATCTTTCTGGCGCAGAGGACTATGTTGACATCGTCGCTCTATCGGCTAGACAGGTTATGGGTGCTACAACTTTCTCCGGTACCCCGGAGGACCCTATTCTGTTCTTGAAAGAGATCTCCTCCAACGGAAACTTCCAGACCATCGATGTCATTTTCCCGGCGTTCCCGTTCTTCATGTATACCAACCCTCGGTGGTTGGCGTATCTGCTGGAGCCTCTGATCGAACACATGCTGAGCGGACAGTATCCCAACAAGTACACCATGCATGATCTAGGAACCCATTTCCCTAACGCGACGGGTCATCCAGACGGAAACGATGAGTACATGCCGGTGGAGGAGTGTGGCAATATTCTCATCATGGGCTTGGCCCTGGTGAACTCCCTCCGCTACAATAACGATGCGGCCGCATCCTCGGTATGGTCTACCCAGGGAATGTCGCCCAAGGTGTCGGACGACAATGCTGGCTACTTCCCTCTGGACAGCCTCCAAACACTCTCTGGAATTGGTCAGCAGGATGGTAAATGGGGCGGTGGCACGCAGGGCGAGCAGCTGGCGAAGAAATGGGTGCAGCGCAGCTACCGGCTCTGGAACCAGTGGACCGGATATCTGGTTGAGTTCTCCTTGGAGCCTGCTAACCAAC TGTCTACCGATGATTTCGCTGGGTGGCTTGCACTTCAGACGAACCTGGCCCTCAAGGGAATCATCGGTATCAATGCCATGAGCAAGCTGGCTGAAGTGGTTGGAGAAGACAAGGATGTGTCGTACTACAAG AGCATCTCCGATACCTACATCGCGAAGTGGGAGGAACTTGGCATGTCTCGTGATGGATCCCACGCGAAGCTCGCTTACGATTGGTTCGGCTCCTGGACAACCATTTACAACTTGTATGCCGATGCGCAGCTTTGCTTCCATCTCGACGGCACCAGCCTCTCTCCTAAGGGCCACCAGAGACAGGAGCCCCTTGGTGACGCGCCAGGCAAGAACAAGGTAGGCTTCGTCCCTCGACACATCTACCAGAGACAGTCCCTCTGGTATCACTACGTGCGCCAGAAGTACGGTCTTCCCTTGGACAGCCGCCACCTCTACACCAAGACAGACTGGGAATTCTTCGCCATGGCCGTCGCCCGCCGCGACGTCCGCAGCGAGATTCTGGAGTCTGTGGCCACCTGGATCAACGAAACCATCACCGATCGTCCGTTTACGGATCTGCACGAAACCGAAGGTGACGGTAATTTCCCCGGTCCCAACTTCTTCGCACGACCCGTGATTGGCGGCCACTTTGCCTTCCTGGCCTTGGAGCGCGCGTGTGGTGGTCGCGCCATGGAAGGATTGTCCTTCCTTGATGAGGAGCCAGCTGAGGCAAAGGAATGGACCACTGCTGCGATCAAGGCAGCTAACGAGTTTGCTACTACGCACTACCGTTTTGGTCATGGGTCTGCAGATGAAGAGCTGTGA
- the stm1 gene encoding putative telomere and ribosome associated protein Stm1 (COG:S;~EggNog:ENOG410PPXQ;~InterPro:IPR006861,IPR019084,IPR039764;~PFAM:PF09598;~go_function: GO:0003723 - RNA binding [Evidence IEA]): MAEIRSKNVYELLGNDPELDPNRAPEPPTKALDKPAPRVGKRDAPKEAPSQPRENTGRRGQRFQGNEAAYRDRNAGRRNNVDRPVDEANNPDRRGFNARDNRGGRSRNDRQNRSGVTDSRKQINQGWGGQSGDKEFDDEKAGQKIAQTDENEPQTPAAEEPEEPADKAKSFADYLAEKAAAGDLSAKPIRAANEGTKPDGKWAQAKEFKRGEDEEEYIKGKEDKSSKGPKQRKEKNYLDVDLRFVEPPRSSGERGGPRGRGGRGGRGSGRGGRGNGPRAGGERGGAAPVTVDEKNFPSLGS, encoded by the exons ATGGCGGAGATCCGGTCCAAG AACGTTTACGAGCTTCTTG GCAATGACCCTGAACTCGACCCCAACAGAGCCCCCGAGCCTCCCACCAAGGCTCTAGACAAGCCTGCACCGCGCGTGGGCAAGCGTGACGCTCCCAAGGAGGCCCCCTCGCAACCTCGTGAGAACACCGGCCGTCGTGGTCAGCGCTTCCAGGGCAACGAAGCCG CTTACCGTGACCGTAACGCTGGCCGCCGCAACAATGTCGACCGTCCCGTTGACGAGGCCAACAACCCTGACAGACGTGGATTTAACGCCCGTGATAACCGTGGTGGACGTTCCCGCAACGACCGTCAGAACCGCAGCGGTGTGAC CGACTCCCGCAAGCAGATCAACCAGGGCTGGGGTGGCCAGAGCGGCGACAAGGAATTCGACGATGAGAAGGCCGGCCAGAAGATCGCCCAGACCGACGAGAACGAGCCCCAGACTCCCGCCGCCGAGGAGCCCGAGGAgcccgccgacaaggccaaGTCTTTCGCCGACTACCTGGCCGAGAAGGCTGCCGCTGGTGATCTGAGCGCCAAGCCTATCCGCGCCGCCAACGAGGGCACCAAGCCCGACGGCAAGTGGGCTCAGGCCAAGGAGTTCAAGCGTggcgaagacgaggaggagtaCATCAAGGGCAAGGAGGACAAGAGCAGCAAGGGCCCCAAGCAGCGCAAGGAGAAGAACTACCTCGACGTCGACCTGCGCTTTGTCGAGCCCCCCCGCAGCTCTGGCGAGCGTGGCGGTCCCCGTGGCCGTGGTGGCCGTGGCGGCCGTGGCAGCGGTCGTGGCGGCCGTGGTAACGGTCCTCGCGCCGGCGGCGAGCGTGGCGGTGCTGCCCCCGTCACCGTTGACGAGAAGAACTTCCCCAGCCTTGGCTCTTAA
- a CDS encoding uncharacterized protein (COG:S;~EggNog:ENOG410PZI7) has translation MFATQPSPQPQLPFTPRTPRCHNYTPARSSPLSPSSDRKMSSSQPQFFHFATQHQQHQSSPPSTPQSHFEFQFHNQQTTPLTPPASNTKQSTYAHRYTTQTANPLSSIRRTTGTSPAARTQRRNLFLNKIKEDRDAGRFEARGEQLVLMEDVKEERQWRESMGRRAERIMREFGIDGDVDGDGVLGLTEDETAQLDEFLSQEQEMEMADMELLHSLEQEQQQQQQQQQQQRKRQWKQNGETNSFSDEEYDDIFMDLPDPASQDQGMDMSSG, from the exons ATGTTTGCAACGCAGCCATCACCACAACCCCAACTCCCGTTTACTCCGCGTACACCTCGCTGTCACAATTACACTCCCGCGCGTTCATCACCGTTATCACCATCGTCAGATAGAAAGATGTCCTCATCACAACCGCAATTCTTCCACTTTGCCacacaacaccaacaacaccagtcatcaccaccatcaaccCCCCAATCGCATTTCGAATTCCAATTCCACAACCAACAAACCACCCCCCTCACACCCCCAGCCTccaatacaaaacaatcaaCCTACGCCCACCGCTACACCACTCAAACCGCAAACCCTCTCTCCTCAATCCGCCGCACAACAGGGACCTCGCCCGCCGCGCGCACCCAACGGCGCAACCTCTTCTTGAACAAGATCAAAGAAGATCGCGATGCGGGACGGTTCGAAGCGCGTGGTGAGCAGCTGGTGCTTATGGAGGATGTGAAGGAGGAGAGGCAGTGGAGGGAGTCGATGGGGAGAAGGGCGGAGAGGATCATGAGGGAGTTTGGGATTGATGGGGATGTTGATGGGGATGGGGTTTTGGGGTTAACTGAGG ATGAAACTGCGCAATTGGATGAGTTTTTGTCACAGGagcaggagatggagatggcggATATGGAGCTGTTGCATTCGTTAGAacaggagcagcagcagcagcagcagcagcagcaacaacaacggAAAAGACAATGGAAGCAAAACGGGGAGACAAACTCGTTCAGCGACGAGGAATATGACGACATCTTCATGGACCTCCCTGATCCAGCCTCGCAAGATCAGGGGATGGACATGTCAAGTGGATGA
- a CDS encoding uncharacterized protein (COG:K;~EggNog:ENOG410PKR7), which yields MLRYKNSLLERILLEKGIDVQAELRLKTGTPGGPQPKPVMAPKPPTTLERAAVNRNSVQRHPQAGIAPKSAESFGLPQHRDGAYGMPSPQFQATPPSHVSSPSHTKSPGFGFQGAMSPIGMDAQVQQQQGRSQLLPQSRNLNQASPPMGLQQSDNDPKALPGSRNSRVPSAAYYPSPFQKHYDQLEQEYDAQADLVDEDQDSVDPSSYVPGFNPSSGASGSHAVGSHALSTFTPQSEASNGAYGNSNQMLGNYEPMLDADPFGLSASMHFQTPFSYEQTHARH from the exons ATGCTGCGGTATAAGAATTCCTTGCTGGAAAGAATCTTGCTTGAGAAAG GCATCGATGTCCAGGCTGAGCTGCGGTTGAAGACAGGGACACCCGGCGGCCCTCAACCGAAACCCGTCATGGCCCCCAAGCCACCAACAACGCTGGAGCGGGCCGCGGTGAATCGGAACTCAGTCCAGAGGCATCCCCAGGCCGGGATCGCTCCCAAGTCGGCAGAATCTTTCGGTCTCCCGCAGCATCGCGACGGTGCATATGGCATGCCGTCGCCCCAGTTCCAGGCCACACCACCATCCCACGTTTCGTCGCCGTCGCACACCAAGTCGCCCGGTTTTGGCTTCCAGGGTGCTATGTCTCCTATTGGGATGGACGCCCAGgtccaacaacaacaggGACGATCCCAGTTGCTTCCGCAATCAAGGAACCTCAATCAAGCATCTCCTCCCATGGGGTTGCAGCAGTCTGATAACGACCCCAAGGCACTGCCGGGGTCACGGAATTCTCGAGTTCCGTCAGCGGCATATTATCCCTCGCCATTCCAGAAGCACTATGATCAACTAG AGCAAGAATACGATGCCCAAGCGGACCTCGTCGACGAAGACCAGGACTCGGTAGATCCGTCGTCTTACGTGCCCGGTTTCAACCCTTCGTCTGGTGCAAGTGGTTCTCACGCTGTCGGGTCTCACGCCCTCTCGACTTTCACACCACAATCCGAAGCATCCAACGGTGCATATGGTAATAGCAACCAGATGTTGGGCAATTACGAACCGATGCTGGACGCAGATCCGTTTGGATTGAGTGCGAGCATGCACTTCCAGACACCTTTTAGCTACGAACAAACCCACGCCCGTCACTAA
- a CDS encoding uncharacterized protein (COG:S;~EggNog:ENOG410PZWM), translating to MSPVQFQPSPVKDGRRVLGEKPANACLSPAHNRTIDAATSPLKRPIFDQRHTSSSPKKLLPSPSFGPAGQKRTIDQVEENRPAPVNKGSLHVVREEEETTRYTGHDVARSNQKETELEPEPPHAMDTSRPQEQKQALPIESRQHNLSTDVLNNPTRTIPEDPETRKVFIQEKANLLRTRIQSAMRHVRDHQFDRRLSELEAHSRKYPRLTKKPQQTGTLQKTRSNVTTAAASLLSEPETEETTPRTLQPAPELKARAEEGPTSKNNKDDNNTSAGLSSPPLSTNNTTDPMKTPTQQTYQQSREGAPGSPMQLSSPPASISRDRSDQHEKNRCDHDTENVARTPSQQGDAVDGLLKLMNTAERREHSA from the exons atgagtCCGGTCCAATTCCAACCCAGCCCTGTCAAGGACGGCCGGCGAGTGCTCGGCGAGAAACCCGCCAACGCGTGTCTGTCGCCTGCGCACAATCGTACCATCGACGCAGCTACATCGCCCCTCAAACGCCCTATCTTTGACCAGAGACACACCTCCTCGTCACCTAAGAAGCTTCTCCCCTCGCCGTCCTTTGGTCCTGCGGGCCAGAAGCGCACAATCGACCAGGTTGAGGAAAATCGTCCGGCTCCGGTAAACAAAGGCAGCTTGCATGTTGTtcgggaagaggaagaaacaACGCGGTATACCGGGCATGATGTTGCTAGG TCAAACCAGAAGGAAACGGAACTTGAACCTGAACCCCCGCACGCGATGGATACGTCCAGGCCACAGGAACAAAAGCAAGCATTACCAATTGAATCTCGGCAACACAACCTTTCCACGGACGTGTTGAATAATCCGACGCGAACAATCCCAGAGGACCCAGAGACGCGCAAGGTTTTTATCCAAGAG AAAGCGAACCTTCTCCGTACCAGAATCCAAAGCGCCATGCGTCACGTCAGAGATCACCAATTTGACCGCCGATTGTCAGAGCTAGAAGCCCACAGTCGCAAGTATCCTCGATTAACGAAGAAACCTCAACAAACCGGTACTCTACAAAAGACCAGATCCAACGTCACCACCGCCGCTGCATCACTTCTCTCCGAACCCGAAACAGAAGAAACCACTCCGCGAACCCTCCAACCTGCACCAGAACTGAAAGCACGCGCCGAAGAAGGCCCCACATCGAAAAACAACAAAGATGACAACAACACCTCCGCAGGCCTATCATCTCCTCCCCTATCCACAAACAATACAACCGACCCAATGAAGACCCCAACTCAACAAACATACCAACAAAGCCGCGAGGGTGCACCAGGGTCACCAATGCAGCTCAGTAGCCCACCTGCTAGCATCTCGCGCGACAGATCCGACCAGCACGAGAAGAATAGATGTGACCACGACACCGAGAATGTCGCAAGAACACCATCGCAGCAAGGAGATGCCGTGGACGGACTACTCAAGCTCATGAATACTGCTGAGAGACGCGAGCATTCGGCTTGA
- a CDS encoding uncharacterized protein (COG:S;~EggNog:ENOG410Q0K9;~InterPro:IPR020301;~PFAM:PF10906;~SECRETED:SignalP(1-21)), whose translation MGFHWFWLRTVEAWLTARLLASPSFHRMVGRVHQKVQHIRHGVPPEEMGGTKIDKNNDGLQRFARYFKEEIKDQLKGKPSNKP comes from the exons ATGGGTTTTCATTGGTTCTGGCTTCGGACCGTCGAG GCCTGGCTTACTGCCCGG CTGCTGGCCAGCCCATCATTTCACCGGATGGTTGGGAGAGTCCATCAAAAGGTGCAGCACATTCGTCATGGTGTACCTCCCGAAGAGATGGGAGGTACCAAGATCGACAAGAATA ATGATGGCCTTCAGCGTTTCGCTCGATATTTCAAGGAAGAGATTAAGGATCAGCTCAAGGGCAAACCGTCAAACAAGCCGTGA
- the midA gene encoding putative cell wall protein (COG:S;~EggNog:ENOG410Q0VF;~InterPro:IPR007567;~SECRETED:SignalP(1-21);~TransMembrane:1 (n3-18c23/24o187-209i)), translating to MRLASLSFLLYSLSLVAVTSGQSAVVSDISDLVTSESSAPSATSTSESTSSSSSSSESETPTTTSEASTSASSTSESETTPTSTSSSSSSDTTTTDGPSSTSATTTSDATTTGPTKTGATTTSKPSTTSQVVVVTTVQTISGTPVPTTMSSTSVNTNAAGEATSSPGLNEDSSSDSDGGLSESNKKVVIGVVVGVGGAIVIGVIGLVFWRLRSKKNRGDSDEAADLMSGTPVGAGAREKAPSPGAGGTPFRSTLDQYHNPGPVNAASNF from the coding sequence ATGCGTCTTGCTAGTCTCTCGTTCTTGCTATACTCCCTGTCCCTCGTGGCCGTCACTTCGGGACAGAGTGCTGTCGTCTCCGATATCAGTGACCTCGTGACGTCTGAAAGCTCAGCTCCCTCTGCTACATCCACTTCAGAGTCgacttcttcgtcttcttcgtcctccGAATCGGAGACTCCTACCACCACCTCGGAAGCATCTACTTCGGCCTCGTCTACATCAGAATCAGAAACCACTCCCACATCaacttcttcctcatctAGTTCGGATACCACGACTACCGATGGACCGTCCTCGACCTCTGCTACCACTACCAGCGATGCCACTACTACGGGCCCCACGAAAACCGGCGCGACTACCACTTCGAAGCCCAGCACTACCTCCCAGGTGGTAGTGGTTACGACCGTCCAGACCATCAGTGGTACTCCTGTTCCCACAACCATGAGTTCTACCTCTGTCAACACCAACGCCGCTGGCGAGGCCACCAGTTCTCCGGGTCTCAATGAAGATTCCAGCTCCGATTCGGATGGTGGTCTCTCCGAATCGAACAAGAAAGTCGTCATCGGTGTTGTCGTCGGTGTTGGTGGTGCCATCGTGATCGGTGTTATTGGATTGGTCTTCTGGCGCCTCCGCTCCAAGAAGAACCGCGGCGATTCCGATGAAGCTGCCGATCTCATGAGCGGTACCCCGGTCGGTGCTGGTGCTCGTGAAAAAGCACCTAGCCCCGGTGCTGGTGGAACTCCATTCAGATCCACTTTGGACCAATACCACAACCCTGGTCCCGTCAACGCGGCATCGAACTTCTAA
- the ptpB gene encoding tyrosine protein phosphatase PTP1 (COG:T;~EggNog:ENOG410PH7I;~InterPro:IPR029021,IPR003595,IPR016130,IPR000242, IPR000387;~PFAM:PF00102;~go_function: GO:0004725 - protein tyrosine phosphatase activity [Evidence IEA];~go_function: GO:0016791 - phosphatase activity [Evidence IEA];~go_process: GO:0006470 - protein dephosphorylation [Evidence IEA];~go_process: GO:0016311 - dephosphorylation [Evidence IEA]), with product MAHPTIKIDTNVASKRGHPEDDDDGLDVLDEEDLDNPELEEGYDEDLPPFLCQSVFDIYRKFEDLSWMESVRMHEGRVSNDPLHRWALDEDFEVKSRNRYANVQAWANSRIRLRVPEGACDYTNASPIVLEDTVTLAERRYIASQGPKEGHFAHFWHMVFHESREVAVIIMLTQTFELGKEKCAQYFPLDLEDPTMLLEVDEDDPFVIDEEHDKEDANILGEITLLESTFDQKCRSEIRKLELKLGSESKIVWHFLFAGWPDHTKPEGEDRAALLELFDLSASKCSPNSPRVVHCSAGVGRTGTFIALDHLLKELNSGQLLNGTDPEEDPVYETVDRLREQRMMMVINPLQLQFLYEVLREQVNIKLGKTTESPKSTGNERSPKMPKLSNKSDLQASTDHSSTSDRSWSEVSDDE from the exons ATGGCGCATCCCACGATCAAAATCGATACAAACGTTGCTTCCAAGCGGGGCCATCcggaggatgatgacgacggaCTCGATGTTCTGGACGAGGAGGATCTGGATAATCCCGAGCTAGAAGAAGGCTATGATGAGGACCTGCCACCGTTCCTCTGTCAGTCGGTGTTTG ACATCTATCGCAAGTTTGAGGACCTTTCTTGGATGGAGAGCGTTCGTATGCATGAAGGAAGAGTCTCTAATGATCCTTTGCATCGCTGGGCTTTGGATGAAGACTTTGAAGTCAAATCAAGGAATCGATATGCCAATGTTCAAGCATGGGCAAACTCTCGAATTCGCCTCCGAGTACCGGAAGGTGCCTGCGATTATACCAATGCGTCGCCAATTGTGTTGGAGGATACTGTTACCCTAGCAGAGAGACGATACATCGCAAGCCAG GGTCCGAAAGAGGGACATTTCGCCCACTTCTGGCACATGGTCTTCCACGAAAGCCGCGAAGTTGCCGTCATCATCATGCTCACGCAGACGTTCGAGTTAGGCAAAGAGAAATGCGCACAGTATTTCCCTCTCGACCTCGAGGATCCGACGATGCTACTTGAGGTGGACGAGGACGATCCCTTTGTCATTGACGAAGAACATGACAAGGAGGATGCCAATATATTAGGCGAGATCACCCTATTGGAGTCCACTTTCGACCAAAAGTGTCGCTCTGAGATCCGCAAACTTGAACTGAAACTTGGCTCGGAATCCAAGATTGTCTGGCACTTCCTTTTTGCAGGCTGGCCTGACCATACCAAACCTGAAGGCGAAGACCGTGCGGCCCTTCTTGAACTGTTTGATTTGTCGGCCTCCAAATGCAGCCCGAATAGTCCACGCGTGGTCCACTGTAGTGCCGGTGTTGGGCGAACTGGCACTTTCATTGCGCTGGATCACCTTCTCAAAGAACTTAACTCTGGACAGTTGTTAAATGGGACTGATCCGGAGGAGGACCCTGTCTATGAGACTGTTGATCGATTACGGGAacagaggatgatgatggtgatcaaTCCATTGCAGCTGCAGTTCCTATACGAAGTTCTGCGAGAGCAGGTCAATATAAAACTTGGCAAGACCACCGAATCTCCAAAGAGCACAGGGAATGAGAGGTCACCGAAGATGCCCAAGTTATCCAACAAATCTGATTTGCAGGCATCTACGGATCACTCTTCAACCTCCGACAGGAGCTGGTCTGAAGTCTCGGATGATGAATAA
- the pex19 gene encoding putative peroxisomal membrane protein receptor Pex19 (BUSCO:EOG092635SS;~COG:U;~EggNog:ENOG410PF9X;~InterPro:IPR038322,IPR006708;~PFAM:PF04614;~go_component: GO:0005777 - peroxisome [Evidence IEA]), with amino-acid sequence MDQSTSTSVRPEKPHDATSAAPSEGKQPQPTPPAKVEQAAQKDEDGDDDDGDDDESDLDDLDDVLDDFSKPANANKQKQPENAPPQPTITTSESEPGNDDDFDEQAFMKQLEQDMANMMSQAQQESGSSDNKEFQDTIEQGADAFAKQLEDSGVPPGDFLKQLLAEVMAEESGDKDKSAGKGAGSSSADTKANKANAQATAATAVTDKTPESFNETIQRTMNRMQESGDKATAAASEDDDIPDEVLLQLLKALESTASGNEDDIQKMFQGFMEKVSSKDILYEPMKELEGKFEPWIAEKKGKGELSDEDVKRYQTQTKIVKDVVAKFEEPGYSDEDPKCREWVWERMQEMQNAGNPPDELIPNPLGDMSGAGGQGAVPPDCVPQ; translated from the exons ATGGACCAGTCAACATCAACGTCCGTTCGGCCAGAAAAGCCGCATGATGCAACCTCCGCCGCTCCAAGTGAGGGGAAGCAACCCCAGCCGACGCCGCCGGCAAAGGTAGAACAAGCAGCGCAAAAGGACgaggatggcgatgatgatgacggtgacgatgatgaatcGGACCTGGATGATCTCGATG ATGTTCTCGACGACTTTTCCAAACCAGCCAACGCCaacaaacaaaaacaacCCGAAAATGCCCCTCCACAGCCTACCATCACGACCAGCGAAAGTGAACCAGGAAACGACGACGACTTCGATGAACAAGCCTTCATGAAGCAACTCGAACAAGACATGGCCAACATGATGTCCCAGGCCCAGCAGGAATCCGGATCCTCCGATAACAAGGAATTCCAAGACACCATCGAACAAGGCGCGGATGCGTTCGCGAAACAGTTGGAGGATAGCGGAGTGCCGCCGGGTGATTTCCTCAAGCAGCTTTTGGCGGAAGTTATGGCTGAAGAAAGTGGTGATAAGGATAAGAGTGCTGGTAAAGGTGCCGGCAGTTCAAGCGCAGATACCAAAGCCAATAAAGCCAATGCCCAAGCTACTGCTGCTACGGCCGTGACAGATAAAACTCCTGAATCCTTCAATGAGACTATTCAACGCACTATGAACCGCATGCAAGAGTCCGGCGACAAAGCTACCGCCGCTGCCAGCGAGGACGATGACATCCCCGACGAGGTTCTCCTCCAGCTTCTCAAGGCCCTCGAGTCCACCGCCTCGGGCAACGAAGACGATATCCAGAAGATGTTCCAGGGTTTCATGGAGAAGGTGTCAAGCAAGGATATCCTGTACGAGCCGATGAAGGAACTGGAGGGCAAGTTTGAGCCGTGGATTGCggagaagaagggcaaggGAGAACTCAGCGACGAAGATGTCAAGCGATATCAGACGCAGACGAAGATCGTCAAAGATGTGGTTGCGAAGTTCGAGGAGCCGGGGTATTCGGATGAGGATCCGAAGTGTAGGGAATGGGTTTGGGAGAGGATGCAGGAA ATGCAAAATGCAGGAAACCCACCCGACGAACTCATCCCCAACCCTCTTGGAGACATGAGCGGCGCTGGCGGGCAAGGAGCGGTTCCCCCGGACTGTGTCCCGCAATAA